A window from Rhinoraja longicauda isolate Sanriku21f chromosome 26, sRhiLon1.1, whole genome shotgun sequence encodes these proteins:
- the rpl23a gene encoding large ribosomal subunit protein uL23 isoform X2 — translation MAPKAKKEVAPAKTEAKAKALKAKKAVLKGVHSHRQKKIRTTPTFRRPKTLRLRRQPKYPRKSAPRRNKLDHYAIIKFPLTTESAMKKIEDNNTLVFIVDIKANKHQIKQAVKKLYDIDVAKVNTLIRPDGEKKAYVRLAPDYDALDVANKIGII, via the exons ATGGCGCCCAAGGCCAAGAAGGAGG tTGCCCCTGCCAAGACTGAAGCTAAAGCCAAAGCCTTGAAGGCTAAGAAAGCTGTTTTAAAAGGTGTTCACAGTCACAGGCAGAAGAAAATCAGGACAACACCTACCTTCAGGAGACCAAAGACACTCAGACTGAGAAGGCAACCCAAGTATCCCAGAAAGAGTGCTCCCAGGAGGAACAA GTTGGACCATTATGCCATCATTAAATTCCCTCTCACCACTGAGTCTGCTATGAAGAAAATTGAAGACAACAATACGTTGGTTTTCATCGTTGATATAAAAGCCAACAAGCACCAAATCAAACAGGCTGTTAAGAAGCTCTATGATATTGATGTAGCTAAAGTCAACACTCTTATCAG GCCTGATGGTGAGAAGAAAGCCTATGTCCGTCTGGCTCCAGACTATGATGCATTGGATGTGGCTAATAAG ATTGGCATCATCTAA
- the mrm1 gene encoding rRNA methyltransferase 1, mitochondrial isoform X2 — MRVEFLKQPKMSSILLNEAARCLRRGLWQFSKLPFVRHRSYNGKMSPDAASVKFHSAAKSEKASKSNKSHKPDFSKSGLDVGGNAKRLTQFPESFQEPAADRMVMRQGINLSTGNHANFPQLFGNISKVTGAQSNSKPRLSHSAEFQNLRDDDFIKRKLPKNSQSFVKRAGSEMLFGMAPCSLALSQLRRKIFRLFVKENRTPRPEMQGIYQRAQEISVPVHQVSRKVLDRLCEGRVHQGICLEVMPLDYVNFDQCCSAAMDVSEREGCDKPALWLALEGIQDQMNMGALLRSAYFLGTDLVLVSQPNSCPLTPTVSKASAGVAEVMAVYSTPSLPQVLQAKADEGWKIIGTVGNYAEATHVPVIPCAEFQWNKATILVLGNEGFGLSDDVGSLCHTMLTIPAGRDLLPGIESLNVSVAAGILLHCTSSKRMKG; from the exons atgagg GTGGAGTTTTTAAAGCAGCCAAAGATGTCATCTATTTTGTTGAACGAAGCTGCCAGGTGTCTGCGGAGGGGTCTGTGGCAGTTTTCAAAGTTACCGTTTGTACGTCATCGCAGCTACAATGGGAAAATGTCCCCAGACGCAGCATCAGTCAAATTCCACTCCGCGGCTAAATCTGAGAAGGCATCAAAGTCAAATAAGAGCCACAAACCTGACTTCAGTAAGTCAGGACTGGATGTTGGAGGTAATGCAAAGAGATTAACTCAGTTCCCGGAGAGCTTCCAGGAGCCTGCTGCTGACAGAATGGTAATGAGGCAAGGAATCAATCTTTCCACTGGAAATCATGCCAATTTTCCTCAGCTGTTTGGAAACATTTCCAAAGTTACAGGCGCACAGTCAAACTCGAAACCCCGCCTGAGCCACAGTGCAGAATTTCAGAACCTGAGAGACGACGATTTTATAAAACGAAAATTGCCGAAGAATTCTCAATCATTTGTAAAGAGGGCTGGGTCAGAAATGTTATTTGGCATGGCGCCGTGCAGCCTGGCCCTTTCCCAGTTACGCAGAAAGATTTTCCGACTGTTTGTTAAGGAAAATCGAACTCCCAGACCTGAAATGCAGGGAATCTATCAGCGAGCCCAAGAGATCAGCGTGCCTGTACATCAGGTGTCGAGAAAGGTGcttgacaggttgtgtgagggTCGGGTTCACCAAGGCATTTGTCTCGAGGTGATGCCGCTGGACTACGTGAACTTTGATCAGTGCTGTTCAGCAGCTATGGACGTTTCTGAACGTGAAGGCTGCGACAAACCAGCGTTGTGGCTGGCGTTGGAAGGAATCCAGGATCAAATGAATATGGGAGCGCTGCTTCGCTCCGCTTACTTCCTCGGAACAGATCTTGTCCTAGTAAGTCAGCCAAACAG TTGCCCTCTAACGCCGACTGTGAGCAAAGCCAGTGCTGGAGTTGCAGAAGTTATGGCTGTTTATTCAACACCTAGCTTGCCACAAGTTCTACAG GCAAAAGCAGACGAAGGGTGGAAGATAATCGGAACTGTTGGAAATTATGCAGAAGCCACCCATGTACCCGTCATCCCTTGCGCTGAGTTCCAGTGGAATAAAGCAACCATACTCGTTCTAG GAAACGAAGGCTTTGGcctctctgatgatgttggcagCCTTTGCCACACGATGCTGACGATACCAGCGGGCCGAGACTTACTGCCTGGGATTGAATCCTTGAACGTGTCCGTGGCTGCAG GGATTCTCTTACACTGCACATCCAGCAAGAGGATGAAAGGATGA
- the rpl23a gene encoding large ribosomal subunit protein uL23 isoform X1 produces the protein MAPKAKKEGEGERGRTGPGVAPAKTEAKAKALKAKKAVLKGVHSHRQKKIRTTPTFRRPKTLRLRRQPKYPRKSAPRRNKLDHYAIIKFPLTTESAMKKIEDNNTLVFIVDIKANKHQIKQAVKKLYDIDVAKVNTLIRPDGEKKAYVRLAPDYDALDVANKIGII, from the exons ATGGCGCCCAAGGCCAAGAAGGAGGGTGAGGGCGAGCGGGGAAGAACGGGACCGGGGG tTGCCCCTGCCAAGACTGAAGCTAAAGCCAAAGCCTTGAAGGCTAAGAAAGCTGTTTTAAAAGGTGTTCACAGTCACAGGCAGAAGAAAATCAGGACAACACCTACCTTCAGGAGACCAAAGACACTCAGACTGAGAAGGCAACCCAAGTATCCCAGAAAGAGTGCTCCCAGGAGGAACAA GTTGGACCATTATGCCATCATTAAATTCCCTCTCACCACTGAGTCTGCTATGAAGAAAATTGAAGACAACAATACGTTGGTTTTCATCGTTGATATAAAAGCCAACAAGCACCAAATCAAACAGGCTGTTAAGAAGCTCTATGATATTGATGTAGCTAAAGTCAACACTCTTATCAG GCCTGATGGTGAGAAGAAAGCCTATGTCCGTCTGGCTCCAGACTATGATGCATTGGATGTGGCTAATAAG ATTGGCATCATCTAA
- the mrm1 gene encoding rRNA methyltransferase 1, mitochondrial isoform X3, whose product MSSILLNEAARCLRRGLWQFSKLPFVRHRSYNGKMSPDAASVKFHSAAKSEKASKSNKSHKPDFSKSGLDVGGNAKRLTQFPESFQEPAADRMVMRQGINLSTGNHANFPQLFGNISKVTGAQSNSKPRLSHSAEFQNLRDDDFIKRKLPKNSQSFVKRAGSEMLFGMAPCSLALSQLRRKIFRLFVKENRTPRPEMQGIYQRAQEISVPVHQVSRKVLDRLCEGRVHQGICLEVMPLDYVNFDQCCSAAMDVSEREGCDKPALWLALEGIQDQMNMGALLRSAYFLGTDLVLVSQPNSCPLTPTVSKASAGVAEVMAVYSTPSLPQVLQAKADEGWKIIGTVGNYAEATHVPVIPCAEFQWNKATILVLGNEGFGLSDDVGSLCHTMLTIPAGRDLLPGIESLNVSVAAGILLHCTSSKRMKG is encoded by the exons ATGTCATCTATTTTGTTGAACGAAGCTGCCAGGTGTCTGCGGAGGGGTCTGTGGCAGTTTTCAAAGTTACCGTTTGTACGTCATCGCAGCTACAATGGGAAAATGTCCCCAGACGCAGCATCAGTCAAATTCCACTCCGCGGCTAAATCTGAGAAGGCATCAAAGTCAAATAAGAGCCACAAACCTGACTTCAGTAAGTCAGGACTGGATGTTGGAGGTAATGCAAAGAGATTAACTCAGTTCCCGGAGAGCTTCCAGGAGCCTGCTGCTGACAGAATGGTAATGAGGCAAGGAATCAATCTTTCCACTGGAAATCATGCCAATTTTCCTCAGCTGTTTGGAAACATTTCCAAAGTTACAGGCGCACAGTCAAACTCGAAACCCCGCCTGAGCCACAGTGCAGAATTTCAGAACCTGAGAGACGACGATTTTATAAAACGAAAATTGCCGAAGAATTCTCAATCATTTGTAAAGAGGGCTGGGTCAGAAATGTTATTTGGCATGGCGCCGTGCAGCCTGGCCCTTTCCCAGTTACGCAGAAAGATTTTCCGACTGTTTGTTAAGGAAAATCGAACTCCCAGACCTGAAATGCAGGGAATCTATCAGCGAGCCCAAGAGATCAGCGTGCCTGTACATCAGGTGTCGAGAAAGGTGcttgacaggttgtgtgagggTCGGGTTCACCAAGGCATTTGTCTCGAGGTGATGCCGCTGGACTACGTGAACTTTGATCAGTGCTGTTCAGCAGCTATGGACGTTTCTGAACGTGAAGGCTGCGACAAACCAGCGTTGTGGCTGGCGTTGGAAGGAATCCAGGATCAAATGAATATGGGAGCGCTGCTTCGCTCCGCTTACTTCCTCGGAACAGATCTTGTCCTAGTAAGTCAGCCAAACAG TTGCCCTCTAACGCCGACTGTGAGCAAAGCCAGTGCTGGAGTTGCAGAAGTTATGGCTGTTTATTCAACACCTAGCTTGCCACAAGTTCTACAG GCAAAAGCAGACGAAGGGTGGAAGATAATCGGAACTGTTGGAAATTATGCAGAAGCCACCCATGTACCCGTCATCCCTTGCGCTGAGTTCCAGTGGAATAAAGCAACCATACTCGTTCTAG GAAACGAAGGCTTTGGcctctctgatgatgttggcagCCTTTGCCACACGATGCTGACGATACCAGCGGGCCGAGACTTACTGCCTGGGATTGAATCCTTGAACGTGTCCGTGGCTGCAG GGATTCTCTTACACTGCACATCCAGCAAGAGGATGAAAGGATGA
- the mrm1 gene encoding rRNA methyltransferase 1, mitochondrial isoform X1 yields MWQRQACGPVNAAGRPGAVEFLKQPKMSSILLNEAARCLRRGLWQFSKLPFVRHRSYNGKMSPDAASVKFHSAAKSEKASKSNKSHKPDFSKSGLDVGGNAKRLTQFPESFQEPAADRMVMRQGINLSTGNHANFPQLFGNISKVTGAQSNSKPRLSHSAEFQNLRDDDFIKRKLPKNSQSFVKRAGSEMLFGMAPCSLALSQLRRKIFRLFVKENRTPRPEMQGIYQRAQEISVPVHQVSRKVLDRLCEGRVHQGICLEVMPLDYVNFDQCCSAAMDVSEREGCDKPALWLALEGIQDQMNMGALLRSAYFLGTDLVLVSQPNSCPLTPTVSKASAGVAEVMAVYSTPSLPQVLQAKADEGWKIIGTVGNYAEATHVPVIPCAEFQWNKATILVLGNEGFGLSDDVGSLCHTMLTIPAGRDLLPGIESLNVSVAAGILLHCTSSKRMKG; encoded by the exons ATGTGGCAGCGCCAAGCCTGCGGACCCGTGAATGCGGCTGGCCGCCCCGGAGCG GTGGAGTTTTTAAAGCAGCCAAAGATGTCATCTATTTTGTTGAACGAAGCTGCCAGGTGTCTGCGGAGGGGTCTGTGGCAGTTTTCAAAGTTACCGTTTGTACGTCATCGCAGCTACAATGGGAAAATGTCCCCAGACGCAGCATCAGTCAAATTCCACTCCGCGGCTAAATCTGAGAAGGCATCAAAGTCAAATAAGAGCCACAAACCTGACTTCAGTAAGTCAGGACTGGATGTTGGAGGTAATGCAAAGAGATTAACTCAGTTCCCGGAGAGCTTCCAGGAGCCTGCTGCTGACAGAATGGTAATGAGGCAAGGAATCAATCTTTCCACTGGAAATCATGCCAATTTTCCTCAGCTGTTTGGAAACATTTCCAAAGTTACAGGCGCACAGTCAAACTCGAAACCCCGCCTGAGCCACAGTGCAGAATTTCAGAACCTGAGAGACGACGATTTTATAAAACGAAAATTGCCGAAGAATTCTCAATCATTTGTAAAGAGGGCTGGGTCAGAAATGTTATTTGGCATGGCGCCGTGCAGCCTGGCCCTTTCCCAGTTACGCAGAAAGATTTTCCGACTGTTTGTTAAGGAAAATCGAACTCCCAGACCTGAAATGCAGGGAATCTATCAGCGAGCCCAAGAGATCAGCGTGCCTGTACATCAGGTGTCGAGAAAGGTGcttgacaggttgtgtgagggTCGGGTTCACCAAGGCATTTGTCTCGAGGTGATGCCGCTGGACTACGTGAACTTTGATCAGTGCTGTTCAGCAGCTATGGACGTTTCTGAACGTGAAGGCTGCGACAAACCAGCGTTGTGGCTGGCGTTGGAAGGAATCCAGGATCAAATGAATATGGGAGCGCTGCTTCGCTCCGCTTACTTCCTCGGAACAGATCTTGTCCTAGTAAGTCAGCCAAACAG TTGCCCTCTAACGCCGACTGTGAGCAAAGCCAGTGCTGGAGTTGCAGAAGTTATGGCTGTTTATTCAACACCTAGCTTGCCACAAGTTCTACAG GCAAAAGCAGACGAAGGGTGGAAGATAATCGGAACTGTTGGAAATTATGCAGAAGCCACCCATGTACCCGTCATCCCTTGCGCTGAGTTCCAGTGGAATAAAGCAACCATACTCGTTCTAG GAAACGAAGGCTTTGGcctctctgatgatgttggcagCCTTTGCCACACGATGCTGACGATACCAGCGGGCCGAGACTTACTGCCTGGGATTGAATCCTTGAACGTGTCCGTGGCTGCAG GGATTCTCTTACACTGCACATCCAGCAAGAGGATGAAAGGATGA